The following is a genomic window from Candidatus Brocadiaceae bacterium.
GGCGTGCGCCAGGTCGCAGGCCAGGCCGAGCCGGCCCATCTCCGCCAGCGACGTGCGCGCGAAGTCCGTCAGGCCCTTCTGCTCCCTGCGCAGAGCGGCCCGCTCGGCAGGGGAGAGATAGCCGAAGTGGCTGCGGCTGACCTGGAGCGCGTGGGGCGTATCCTCCGTGCCCTCGTTGTGCGTCAGGCTGCAGACGCGCACGCCGAGCCGGTGCCAGTTGCGCAGTTGCTCGATCTGCTCCGCGAACATCGACTGGCCCTCGATCGTCATGACGATCGCCGCCCGGCCGGCTTCGACGGCCGTCCGCACGTCGGCCGCCGTCGTGCAGAGCGCCAGCTCGTCGGGATGGGCGGCCGCGATCCGGTAGACCCCGTCGATCATGCGCAGGCTGGCCAGGAGATCCTGTTCACCGACCATGGCGAACAGGCCGCGCAGGTTGCCCGCGCGCAGGCGCGCCGTGTTCACGTGGCAGCCGTCCTCGGCCACGCAGAGGTCGAGCGAGAGCCCCCGCGAGGACCGCCGTTCGATGCTGTCGCAGTGGGCGTCCAGCGTCCACAGTTCGTCCGGGACATCCGCCATTGCGTATCTCCTCCGTCAGGAAGCGTTCCTCGCGCGCTGCCGGGCCTGGAACTCCCGGGCCGACTGTGCGCAGAGATCGGCGGCCTTGTAGTGGTCAACCATCTGGAAGATGCCTTCCCCGAGCGATTCGGACATCCTCTCCCAGTAGTCCTCCACGTCGCCGCCGCAGAGCGAGTGGCCGCCGCAGACGAGGCCCGCCCCGAGCCTGCGGACCTTCTCCACCGACGCGACCATCTGTTCGTAATCCGAACCCCGCGCGGGGAAGAACCAGCCCGTCATGTCGCCCGTGAAGAGCACGCGCTGCCCCGAGATCTCGAGGAGGAACGAACTGCTGTCCGGCGTGTGGCCGGGCGTGTGATACGCCTCAAGGCGGACCCCGGCGGCTTCCAGGACGTCGCCTTCGCGGAAGAACCGATCCGCAGGCACGGTGGCGCGGCCCCAGTAATCCGCCTTCCTGTTCGTCTCGTGGATGGCCGCCGTCGCCCCGTGCTGCTGGAAGAACTCGCAGCTCTCGGCATGATCGCCGTGGCCGTGCGTGTAGGCCACGAGCCTGATGTCGGCCGGCGTCACCCCCAGCGGCTCCATCAGCGCCACGACGGCATCCGTGTAGCGCCGGAAGCCCGAGTCCACGAGGACGCATTCGCCGCCCCGGCCGCGAATCAGGTACACGCAGGCGCCCGAGTAATCGGGAATCGGCCGGGGATCGCACGGATAGCCCGTGACCAGGTAGAGGCCATCGACCAGTTCCATGACGCCTTCGGGGACCTGCATTGCCTACCTCCCATCCTCCGGCCTGATATGGAGCGACGCATGAGGCTCGCACGGGACGCCCCTCATGTCAAGGCCAGGTGCGTTCGGACGCGTTCCCCGAGCCACTCACGGCCAATCGGCCGGGATCGTGTAGAGGTGGGCGGATCGGCCAAGCCGGGTGAGGAGGAGGTGCGTCCCGTCCGGCGAGAGGGGGGACGTTGCCGGCGTCAATCCAGTCGGCCACGCGCCCCCGCCTTCTGCGGCGTTCGGCAGACGGATGGCAGCGCCCAGTTCCTCCTGCCGAATGAGATGCCCTCCGGCCACAGCCATCTCCTCGTGCCTCCCGTCGGGCGTTCCGAAGCGCGACGTCAGTCCGGGAAGTCCGCGCAGGATATCAACTCCACGCCGTTCTCTTCGCACAGCTCCCGCAGGCCGGGAGCGCACACCGCCTCGGTGTCCGTCAGGCGGTAGGGTTCGGCCCAGGGGGATGCCGTCGAGGACACGGAGCGCAGCTCGGGGCTGCTCTCGGCCAGGTGACAGCAGACGAAGTGGACGCCTTCGCCCAGGTTCTGGATGTGGCGGCGCAGCCACTCCGTCTTGTCCATCTTCTGTGCGCGGGCATCGTTGGTCAGAGAGGTCCTGGTCGTGAACGGGAAGGCGCAGTCCTCGTAAGCTGGTCCCATGTTGCTGCGGCATCGCACGCCGTAGCGCCGGATCAGGCGGGCCGTGACTTCGAGGTCGACTGGACGCATGTGCATGTCGACGTGGCATGGTTCGATCCCGCGCGCGCGCACCAGCTCGATCTGCGCGACGTACTCCGCCTCGAGTTCGGCGGGATCGGCCTTCTGCTCGACTTCCTCGACGCTGCGGGGAAACGTGCCGTCGTCCTTGACGAGGGACGGCGCGTGCGTGAGGGGGCGCCAGCGGTAGTTGTCCCACTCGCACGTGACCGTCAGGTGAACGCCGACCGGCAGGCCATTCTGCCGGGCCATCGCCATCGCCTCCTCGGCCCAGGGGCAGGGCACCATGAGCGACGCCTGCGTCAGGATGCCCTCGCGGAACCCGCGCAGGATGCCCTCATTGGCGGAGTGGCACATGCCGAAATCGTCGCTGTTGATCACAAGCCTCTTCACGGCCGCCTCCCGATGTGGACGAAGGGGGGAGCGCGGGAGCGGTCACAAGACCGGACCGCAGCGCCCGGGCTCAATCATAGCCAGCGGGTGCCGCCGGCACAAGCTGCGCCCGCCGTCCGTGCCCGTCCGTGTGCGTCCGTGTGTGTCCGTGCCGGCCCCCCCGGCGCTATCCATGGTGGGCCGCGCGGCCGAGGTACTCGCCCGAACGGGTGTCGATCTCGACGATCTCGCCGACGTCGATGAAGGCCGGGACCTTGATCTTCAGGCCCGTCTCGGTGACGGCGGGCTTGTACTGGGCCTGGGCCGTGGCGCCTTTGAGGCCCGGCTCGGTCTCCGTGATGCGGTGGCGGACGGACGTGGGCAGTTCGACGACGATGGGGCGGCCCTCGTGCATCTTGACCTGCACGCGGGAGTCGGCGGTGAGGTAGAGGACGTCGTCGCCGAGCAGTTCCTCCGGGAACGCCTCCTGCTCGAAGTTGTCCGTGAACATGAAGTGGTGGTGCATGCCGTCGCTGTAGAGATACTGCGCCTCCCTGGTGTCGACGAACGCCACCTCGACCTTGTCCTGCGGGCGCACGCGCCGGTCGGTGATGGCGCCGGAGCGCAGGCTCTTGAGCGTCAGGTGCAGGATGGCCCGCCAGTTCCCCGGGTTGCGGAACTCCGTCTTCATGACGGCGAACAGTTCGTTGTCAATCTTGACCACCGCGCCGCGCCGCACGTTTCCGAATGCCTCCACGGCTTGCTCCTGTGGGGATAGCGTCGGACGGATCAGGGGAAGGGCTTCCGCCGGCGGTGCGTCCGCCCGTCCTATGCAGACGGCCGCTCGCGTCGGAAGCGTGGACGACAGGCGTTCAGTATACCGGCGGCGCCCCGAGGCGGACAAATGAAACGTGCGCAGGCGCCGGCAGGGGCGGTCACCCGGAGCGGTCCGCTGCGGGCGTCCCGTCCGGATCGGCGGCGTCCGGCTCGTCGTCCGCCCGGCGACGGCGGCCTCCGATGGCGGCCAGCGAGCCCCTGACGGTGCTGAGCATCATCCTCATCATGCCCTGCCGGCGGGCGGCGGGCATGGCCAGGGGGCGGCACTGTTCCTGGCACTTGAGCCCGACGCGGATCGTCAGGAGCGCGTTGGTGGCGCCCTGGGCGGCGTGGGCGCCGATGAGCGAGGTGACCGAGCGCGTTGTGCCCAGGAGCGCCAAGGAAGCCTCGTGGGCCAGGTCGGCCAGCGCGGCGGCCGCGATGGTGCGCCGGAGGATGACGAACGTGCCGTACCGGCCGGCCCGGAGGCGGTATATGGCGGCGATCCGACCGACGAGACGGATGTTGCGCCAGAGCGCGATGAGGGCGTCCAGGAACCCGTAGGGCGACAGCGCCGTCGCGACCGCCACGTTGACGGCCTCCCGCCGGATGGCCTGGTAGGCCTCCTCGTCCATGGGACGCAGGAGGATGCGCTCGATGTCTTCCTCCCATTCCGCCGTGCTCTCGGCGATGGCCAGCCGCTCGCGCAGCCGCTCGATCCGGACGGACAGTTCCGCTTCCGGCGGGGTCTCGAGTGCCGCGAGGAACTGGCGGACCTCGCGGCGCACCTCCCGGTCGGCGTCCGGGTCCCGTGGCCGCATCCCCAGCTCGTGGAAGACCCCGCGGAGCCCGTCGACCGTCTTGAGCCGCAGGTAGCCGCGCACCTCCCGGGCCACCACAAGGCCGATCAGCCCGGCCAGCACGGCCGTGAGCACGCCCGTGACCACGCCGAGCACGGCGTTCATGCGGTAGGCGCGCAGGACGAGGTCATGGATCTCCACGACGGCGACGGCGGCCGCCACCCCCACGACGGCGAGGGCCACCAGGGTGGCGGTGCGGGCGACGGCGCCGCTCCGGCGCGCCGCCTCCGCTGCGGGCGGCGCCCCGGGGGCAGGCTCCGGGGCATCGGGCAGGTCGCCGACGTCCTCGGGCACCGGCGCGGCGGGGGGCAGCGGGGCCGCCCCGAGTTCCTCCGACTGCACGTCGGGCAGGTCGCTCAGGTCTTCCGGTATGCGGGTGTTCATGGCACAATGTCCTCGATCGTATGCCAGAAGACTTTGTCCAGGTTGATGTGCGGCGCCGTGGCGCCGTCCCGCATGGGGAGGCGTGCGGGCAGGAAGTCCGGGAAGATGAACTGGCTCTCCTCCGGGTTCCACTGGTCGTCCGGCCAGGCGGGCGGGATCTCCCCCGGGAACCAGGGGCCGTCCCTGTCGGCCGGTCGATCCGCCCGGCGGCCGCGCAGGCAGCTCAACTGCCGGCCCTCGAACTCCTTGGCCGCGTCTTCGGTGGAGCGGTGGGCCGCGCAGAACGTGACGCGGGGCCGGCCATTGGGCAGGCCGACGGCCAGCTCCCGCCGCTTCGGCTCCACCAGGTCCTCCAGCAGGTAGCGCAGGTTGCCGCGGGTGGCCCGGGTGCACTGGTCCGCCTTCGTGGCCACGAACAGCATCCGGTCGACCCGCGTCTGGAACATGTCGATGATCCGCAGGGGCGAGAGGGGATGGCGCTGTTCGGCGTATCCGAAGGCGTCCAGGATGCGGCGGAGCGCCCGCCGTGTGTCGTTGTAGGAGTGCACGCCCCGGCGGAGGATGTGCAGCACGTCGACCAGCACGATCTGGCGGGAGCAGCGCGCGGCCTTGCGGAAGAACGGGCGCACGTAGCCGCGCAGGTACTGGCCGTAGCGGACCCCGTATTCCCGCGCCAGTTCGGGCAGCCGTCGGCGGACGTCGTCGGGCAGGGGACAGAAGCGGAAGCGGTCCTGCCCGACGGCGTCGGCCTCCAGGAGCAGGGCCGACGGCTGCAGGTAGCCGAGGCCTTCGCGGCGGCAGTCCCGCAGGTAGTCGGCGTAGTGCTCGACGGCGGGGCGGTCGTCGGCGCCGGGGTGCAGTTGGGCGCATGTCTCGAGCCACGGCGCGCTGAGTTCCTTGCGCAGGCCCACGCGGGCTTCTTCCGACACCTGGTCGGACCACTCCTCGTAGCCCATGCTCACCAGCGGCAGGTCCAGGAGGCGCTCGCCCGGGTAGTCCACCAGCTCGAGGGTCACGGTGCGTGCGCGGTGGTTCTTCAGGTTGCGCACGGTCAGGGCCAGGGGGAACTCCGAGACGTCGGACGTGCGGGCGGGCCAGGAGGGGCTGTCGCCGCGCAACTGGTCCAGGTACTGCAGGTAGGGGAACGGCGTGGCCTCGGACCTGCGCCGCAGGGGAGCGGCTGAGAACGCGATGGCCTCGTCGCGGAAGGCCGGAAGGGTCTCTTCGCTGCCGTCGAGCAGGTGGTTGATGAGGGAGGTCAGGAAGACCGTCTTCCCGGCCCTCCGCAGTCCCGTCACGGCCACTCGCAGTGTTCTCATGGATGCGTTCGCCCGCTGTGGGTGTTCTCTGTGAGCGTACGCGGCCGGGGCGGGCGGAGTCAACCGTCTTGAGGCCGGGGTGCTGCCGTCCGTGTGCCGGTCATGGCGTCCGTCGGATGGCGGCCAGCAGGTCCTCCGGCGGCGCACTCTTCGTGACGTAGTCGTCGGCGCCGGCCCCCAGCATGCTCTGGCGCACGCCGTCCATCTCGTGCATGGACAGGCCGATCACGCGCGTGATCGGCCGTTCCGCCTTGATCGCCCGGGTGGCGTCCACCCCGCTCACCCCGGGCATGGACACGTCCATGATGACCACGTCCGGCTTCAGATCGCGGGCCAGTTCGATGCCCTGTGCGGCCTCGCCCGCCTGGCCCACGACGCGGATGCCGGGCGTCGATTCGAGCAGCAGCGCCAGCCCCCGGCGCGTCAGCTCATGGTCGTCGACGAGGAGCACGCGGATCGTCCTGTCCTGCTCGCCTGCCTGTGTCATTGCCGTTGTGCCCTTCCCCCGTGTGCGACGCGTTCGTCCGGAGCCCCCGCCGGATTCGGCTCCCGGTTGTCCGGAATCGGCCGGCGCGGCAGTTGGAGGAGGCATCCGGTGCCCCGCCCGGGCGCGCTGTCGATCCGGAGTTCCCCGCCCAGGAAGCGCGCGCGCCGGGCCAGCGTGCTCAGGCCGAAGCTCTCGGCGGCGCCGCCGCCGACATCGTAGGCGGCCGGGTCGAATCCCGCCCCTTCGTCCCGGACCGACACGCGGACCTCGT
Proteins encoded in this region:
- a CDS encoding YcjX family protein, with protein sequence MRTLRVAVTGLRRAGKTVFLTSLINHLLDGSEETLPAFRDEAIAFSAAPLRRRSEATPFPYLQYLDQLRGDSPSWPARTSDVSEFPLALTVRNLKNHRARTVTLELVDYPGERLLDLPLVSMGYEEWSDQVSEEARVGLRKELSAPWLETCAQLHPGADDRPAVEHYADYLRDCRREGLGYLQPSALLLEADAVGQDRFRFCPLPDDVRRRLPELAREYGVRYGQYLRGYVRPFFRKAARCSRQIVLVDVLHILRRGVHSYNDTRRALRRILDAFGYAEQRHPLSPLRIIDMFQTRVDRMLFVATKADQCTRATRGNLRYLLEDLVEPKRRELAVGLPNGRPRVTFCAAHRSTEDAAKEFEGRQLSCLRGRRADRPADRDGPWFPGEIPPAWPDDQWNPEESQFIFPDFLPARLPMRDGATAPHINLDKVFWHTIEDIVP
- a CDS encoding response regulator transcription factor; this translates as MTQAGEQDRTIRVLLVDDHELTRRGLALLLESTPGIRVVGQAGEAAQGIELARDLKPDVVIMDVSMPGVSGVDATRAIKAERPITRVIGLSMHEMDGVRQSMLGAGADDYVTKSAPPEDLLAAIRRTP
- a CDS encoding MBL fold metallo-hydrolase, whose protein sequence is MQVPEGVMELVDGLYLVTGYPCDPRPIPDYSGACVYLIRGRGGECVLVDSGFRRYTDAVVALMEPLGVTPADIRLVAYTHGHGDHAESCEFFQQHGATAAIHETNRKADYWGRATVPADRFFREGDVLEAAGVRLEAYHTPGHTPDSSSFLLEISGQRVLFTGDMTGWFFPARGSDYEQMVASVEKVRRLGAGLVCGGHSLCGGDVEDYWERMSESLGEGIFQMVDHYKAADLCAQSAREFQARQRARNAS
- the efp gene encoding elongation factor P, translating into MEAFGNVRRGAVVKIDNELFAVMKTEFRNPGNWRAILHLTLKSLRSGAITDRRVRPQDKVEVAFVDTREAQYLYSDGMHHHFMFTDNFEQEAFPEELLGDDVLYLTADSRVQVKMHEGRPIVVELPTSVRHRITETEPGLKGATAQAQYKPAVTETGLKIKVPAFIDVGEIVEIDTRSGEYLGRAAHHG
- a CDS encoding ChbG/HpnK family deacetylase, coding for MKRLVINSDDFGMCHSANEGILRGFREGILTQASLMVPCPWAEEAMAMARQNGLPVGVHLTVTCEWDNYRWRPLTHAPSLVKDDGTFPRSVEEVEQKADPAELEAEYVAQIELVRARGIEPCHVDMHMRPVDLEVTARLIRRYGVRCRSNMGPAYEDCAFPFTTRTSLTNDARAQKMDKTEWLRRHIQNLGEGVHFVCCHLAESSPELRSVSSTASPWAEPYRLTDTEAVCAPGLRELCEENGVELISCADFPD
- a CDS encoding DUF697 domain-containing protein: MNTRIPEDLSDLPDVQSEELGAAPLPPAAPVPEDVGDLPDAPEPAPGAPPAAEAARRSGAVARTATLVALAVVGVAAAVAVVEIHDLVLRAYRMNAVLGVVTGVLTAVLAGLIGLVVAREVRGYLRLKTVDGLRGVFHELGMRPRDPDADREVRREVRQFLAALETPPEAELSVRIERLRERLAIAESTAEWEEDIERILLRPMDEEAYQAIRREAVNVAVATALSPYGFLDALIALWRNIRLVGRIAAIYRLRAGRYGTFVILRRTIAAAALADLAHEASLALLGTTRSVTSLIGAHAAQGATNALLTIRVGLKCQEQCRPLAMPAARRQGMMRMMLSTVRGSLAAIGGRRRRADDEPDAADPDGTPAADRSG